The proteins below are encoded in one region of Parabacteroides sp. FAFU027:
- the queA gene encoding tRNA preQ1(34) S-adenosylmethionine ribosyltransferase-isomerase QueA, giving the protein MKLSQFKFKLPDELIAVTPAKNRDESRLMIIDRQTGKIEHETFKSILDHFDDKDVFIFNNTMVFPARLYGNKEKTGAKIEVFLLRELNSELRLWDVLVDPARKIRIGNKLYFGEDDSMVAEVIDNTTSRGRTLRFLYDGPHDEFKKALYDLGETPLPKYIDREVQKDDPMRYQTIFAKHEGAVVAPAAGLHFSRELLKRMEIKGIDIAFATVHSGLGNFRDIDVEDLTKHKMDSEQMLVNEELVRIVNKAKDEQRKVCAVGTSVMRAIETAVSTDGHLKPYDGWTNKFIFPPYEFTVATSMVTNFHMPLSTLLMMTCAFGGHDLIMDAYEIAVKEQYRFGAYGDAMLII; this is encoded by the coding sequence ATGAAGTTATCACAATTTAAATTCAAACTTCCTGATGAGCTAATCGCTGTGACTCCGGCCAAGAACCGTGATGAGTCACGTCTGATGATCATTGACCGTCAAACCGGTAAAATCGAGCACGAAACATTCAAAAGTATTTTGGATCATTTCGATGACAAGGATGTTTTTATTTTCAATAACACCATGGTTTTTCCTGCCCGTTTGTATGGAAACAAGGAAAAAACAGGGGCTAAAATCGAGGTGTTTCTGCTTCGTGAATTAAATTCGGAACTGCGTTTATGGGATGTATTGGTTGATCCGGCCCGTAAAATCCGTATTGGAAACAAACTTTACTTTGGCGAAGATGACTCAATGGTGGCTGAAGTTATTGATAATACAACTTCTCGTGGTAGAACGCTTCGTTTCTTATACGATGGTCCGCACGATGAATTCAAAAAAGCGCTTTATGATTTGGGGGAAACTCCACTTCCTAAATATATCGACCGCGAAGTGCAGAAAGATGACCCAATGCGCTACCAGACTATTTTTGCAAAACACGAAGGGGCAGTAGTTGCTCCGGCTGCAGGACTTCACTTCAGCCGTGAATTGCTGAAACGCATGGAAATTAAAGGAATCGACATTGCGTTTGCTACTGTGCACTCTGGTTTGGGAAACTTCCGTGATATTGATGTGGAAGATTTGACCAAACATAAAATGGATTCAGAGCAAATGCTGGTCAATGAAGAATTGGTGCGTATCGTAAACAAGGCAAAAGACGAGCAGCGTAAAGTTTGTGCTGTGGGTACTTCTGTGATGCGTGCTATCGAAACGGCAGTAAGCACCGATGGTCACCTGAAACCTTACGACGGATGGACTAACAAGTTTATTTTCCCTCCATATGAATTTACCGTGGCAACCTCTATGGTAACCAATTTCCATATGCCTTTGTCAACCCTGTTGATGATGACTTGTGCATTTGGTGGACATGACCTGATTATGGATGCGTATGAGATTGCCGTGAAAGAGCAGTATCGTTTCGGCGCTTACGGTGATGCAATGCTGATTATCTGA
- a CDS encoding cell division protein FtsX: MAKKKYLTTSSFYGARITAIISSSLVLFLLGILVIMSLITKELSSYVKENIGFSVIIKDNITDNELTRIQKRFDTAPYVRSSELYSKEKALKELTEELGENPQDFLGSVPLMASVEIKLKSEYANNDSIARIEKVLRNQPYVHDIIYRKDLVQMVNDNMKRIGLVLLSVAAVLMLISIALLNNTIRLTIYSKRFLLNTMKLVGATHGFIRKPFILSNMLNGLLASVLAIGMLSGLLYYMSNEIEGLSTLVSADSLLISFGAVLVLGLLLSVICAFFSVNRYLRMKSENLYAI, from the coding sequence ATGGCGAAAAAGAAATATTTAACCACATCATCCTTTTACGGAGCACGGATTACGGCGATTATCAGTAGTTCTCTGGTGTTGTTTTTGTTGGGGATTTTGGTGATTATGTCTTTGATTACCAAAGAGCTTTCCAGTTATGTAAAGGAAAATATCGGTTTTTCTGTTATTATAAAAGATAACATTACTGACAATGAACTTACCCGTATTCAAAAGCGTTTTGATACAGCGCCTTACGTCAGATCAAGCGAGCTTTACTCTAAAGAAAAAGCATTGAAAGAGCTTACTGAAGAATTGGGCGAGAATCCTCAGGATTTTCTGGGCTCAGTACCATTGATGGCTTCTGTCGAGATCAAGCTCAAATCAGAATATGCCAATAACGACAGCATTGCGCGCATTGAAAAAGTGCTTCGCAATCAACCCTATGTTCATGATATTATTTACAGGAAGGATTTGGTTCAAATGGTTAATGATAATATGAAGCGTATCGGATTGGTTCTTCTATCTGTTGCGGCAGTATTGATGCTGATTTCAATTGCGTTACTCAATAATACGATTCGCTTGACCATTTACTCAAAGCGATTCTTGCTGAATACAATGAAACTGGTAGGAGCCACTCATGGTTTTATTCGTAAACCATTTATCTTAAGTAATATGCTTAACGGTCTATTGGCTTCGGTGTTGGCGATTGGCATGTTAAGCGGTTTGCTCTATTACATGTCAAATGAGATAGAAGGACTAAGCACCTTGGTGAGTGCTGATTCTCTGCTGATTTCATTTGGTGCGGTATTGGTTTTAGGCTTGCTACTCTCTGTTATTTGTGCATTTTTCTCAGTGAACCGTTATCTCAGAATGAAATCAGAAAACCTCTACGCTATCTGA
- the metK gene encoding methionine adenosyltransferase translates to MNYLFTSESVSEGHPDKVADQISDAILDEFLAQDATSKVACETLVTTGQVILAGEVKSQAYIDLPEVARNVINRIGYTKSDYKFDGDSCGVFSAIHEQSQDINRGVEREDPMNQGAGDQGMMFGYASTETDNYMPLSLDLSHLLLQELANIRREGEVMTYLRPDSKSQVTIEYSQDNKPVRVHTIVISTQHDDFITPVDKSVQAQIDADTQMLGMIKEDVKNLLLPRVIDQLPERVQALFDDKLILHVNPTGKFVIGGPHGDTGLTGRKIIVDTYGGKGAHGGGAFSGKDPSKVDRSAAYASRHIAKNMVAAGVAEEMLVQVSYAIGVAKPVSIFVDTYGTAKVKMTDAEIAQKVADIFDMRPKAIEERLKLRNPMYQETAAYGHMGRTPEIVTKVFTSRYLDKPIIKEVELFTWEKLDHVEEIRKSFGI, encoded by the coding sequence ATGAATTATCTATTTACTTCCGAGTCGGTTTCTGAAGGACATCCTGATAAAGTAGCCGACCAAATTTCAGACGCTATTCTTGACGAGTTTCTGGCTCAGGATGCTACATCTAAAGTAGCTTGCGAAACCCTTGTGACAACAGGGCAAGTAATCCTTGCCGGTGAAGTTAAATCTCAAGCTTATATCGATCTTCCCGAAGTGGCACGTAACGTGATCAACCGTATCGGTTATACCAAAAGCGATTACAAATTCGATGGAGACTCATGTGGTGTATTCTCGGCTATTCACGAGCAATCACAAGATATCAATCGTGGTGTAGAACGAGAAGATCCGATGAACCAGGGTGCCGGTGACCAAGGAATGATGTTCGGTTACGCAAGTACCGAGACGGACAACTACATGCCATTGTCACTTGACCTATCACACCTGTTGCTTCAGGAGCTTGCAAATATCCGTCGTGAAGGCGAGGTGATGACCTACCTGCGTCCTGATTCAAAATCTCAGGTGACTATTGAATATTCACAGGACAACAAGCCTGTACGTGTCCACACTATCGTAATCTCTACTCAACACGATGATTTTATCACTCCGGTGGATAAATCAGTTCAGGCACAAATTGATGCTGATACTCAAATGTTGGGCATGATTAAAGAAGATGTGAAAAACCTGTTGTTACCACGTGTAATTGACCAATTGCCGGAACGTGTTCAGGCTTTGTTTGACGATAAACTGATCCTTCACGTAAACCCAACTGGTAAATTCGTAATCGGAGGACCTCACGGCGATACCGGATTGACAGGCCGCAAAATCATCGTGGATACTTACGGTGGTAAAGGCGCTCACGGTGGTGGTGCATTTTCTGGAAAAGACCCTTCAAAAGTAGACCGTTCGGCTGCTTATGCATCACGTCACATTGCTAAAAACATGGTAGCGGCTGGTGTAGCAGAAGAAATGCTGGTGCAGGTTTCTTACGCTATCGGTGTGGCTAAACCAGTAAGTATTTTTGTGGATACTTATGGAACTGCAAAAGTAAAAATGACCGATGCTGAAATCGCCCAAAAGGTTGCTGACATCTTCGACATGCGCCCGAAAGCGATCGAGGAACGCCTTAAACTGCGTAACCCGATGTATCAGGAAACAGCGGCTTACGGACACATGGGACGTACTCCTGAAATCGTAACCAAAGTGTTTACTTCAAGATATCTGGATAAACCAATCATCAAAGAAGTAGAACTGTTTACCTGGGAAAAGTTGGATCATGTAGAAGAAATCCGTAAATCATTCGGAATCTGA
- the folK gene encoding 2-amino-4-hydroxy-6-hydroxymethyldihydropteridine diphosphokinase translates to MASVYLSLGTNLGNREANLNEAVAMIEKRIGSLSSVSAFYQTAPWGFESENDFLNLVLACETKLSPESLLQETQFIEIELGRTKKSNGSYSDRMIDIDILYYDQLIVETPRLIIPHPLLHLREFVLAPLNEIAPLFLHPIFQKTTEQMLSELKNSSK, encoded by the coding sequence GTGGCTTCTGTATATTTAAGTTTAGGAACTAATCTTGGCAATCGGGAAGCAAACCTCAACGAAGCTGTTGCAATGATAGAAAAGCGGATCGGAAGTTTATCTTCCGTATCCGCTTTTTACCAAACGGCCCCTTGGGGATTTGAGAGTGAGAATGACTTTCTCAATCTAGTTTTAGCTTGTGAAACTAAACTCTCACCAGAATCTTTGCTTCAGGAAACCCAATTTATCGAAATCGAACTGGGCCGGACTAAGAAATCAAACGGAAGTTATTCCGACCGGATGATTGATATTGATATTTTATATTATGACCAGCTAATTGTCGAAACTCCCCGGCTGATCATTCCACACCCACTGCTCCATTTGCGTGAATTCGTGCTGGCTCCACTTAATGAAATCGCACCTCTTTTTTTACACCCGATCTTTCAGAAGACAACTGAGCAAATGCTCTCTGAGTTAAAAAACTCTTCAAAATAA
- the truB gene encoding tRNA pseudouridine(55) synthase TruB, whose product MDFQKGEVIYFNKPLEWTSFDLVKRIRSRICRALHVKKLKVGHAGTLDPLATGVMIICTGKATKLIESFQYQTKEYIAGLELGATTPSFDLETEVDARFPFEHISKEAVEEALKGFIGRIEQVPPAYSANKIDGVRAYEYARKGEEIELKAKVLVIDEIELLNYALPNIKIRVVCSKGTYIRALARDIGLALNSGAHLISLQRTRIGEITLDKCLEVDQIDQILPAEENREKDNKQLSEIQL is encoded by the coding sequence ATGGATTTTCAGAAAGGAGAAGTAATTTATTTCAATAAACCGTTGGAATGGACTTCGTTTGATTTGGTAAAGCGGATTCGTTCCAGGATTTGCAGAGCATTACACGTTAAGAAACTCAAAGTCGGTCATGCCGGCACCCTCGATCCATTGGCAACCGGAGTGATGATTATCTGCACAGGAAAAGCGACAAAACTGATCGAGAGTTTTCAGTATCAAACCAAAGAATACATTGCCGGACTGGAACTCGGTGCTACAACTCCCTCATTTGACCTTGAAACAGAGGTTGATGCCCGCTTCCCGTTTGAGCACATTTCCAAGGAAGCAGTTGAAGAAGCTCTCAAAGGTTTTATCGGAAGAATAGAACAGGTGCCTCCTGCTTATTCTGCTAATAAAATTGATGGAGTTCGCGCTTATGAATATGCCCGTAAAGGTGAAGAGATTGAGTTAAAGGCCAAAGTGCTTGTGATTGATGAGATTGAGCTTTTGAATTACGCTTTACCCAACATCAAAATCAGGGTAGTTTGCAGCAAAGGGACTTACATTCGTGCGCTGGCCCGCGATATCGGTCTTGCGCTGAACAGCGGAGCGCACCTGATCTCCCTGCAACGTACCCGTATAGGCGAGATAACTTTGGATAAATGCCTGGAAGTGGATCAGATTGATCAGATACTTCCGGCTGAAGAAAATAGAGAAAAGGATAATAAACAACTAAGTGAGATACAACTATGA
- a CDS encoding TatD family hydrolase produces MHTFFNLHTHQNGEHPAEVAVLDCPSGKDLPSSFYSVSLHPWMLSPEKLDQAVDFIFQNHSDKNFIAIGECGLDKLCETSFDLQTRTFRQMIELSEQYEKPLIIHCVKAFDELISLKKEYLPKQPWVIHGFRGNPIQAKQLIQQGFCLSFGPKHNIETIKNVPLWAVFTETDDSDCSIDEVYRLVASELNISVEELAGNIRNNAIKYLKLAI; encoded by the coding sequence GTGCATACATTTTTCAACTTACATACCCATCAAAACGGAGAGCATCCGGCTGAAGTTGCTGTCCTGGATTGTCCCTCAGGAAAAGATTTGCCATCATCGTTTTATTCTGTGAGTCTTCACCCCTGGATGTTATCACCTGAAAAGCTGGATCAGGCAGTCGATTTTATTTTCCAAAATCATTCAGATAAAAACTTCATCGCCATTGGCGAATGCGGATTGGATAAACTCTGCGAGACATCTTTTGATTTGCAAACCAGGACTTTTCGCCAAATGATTGAGCTATCGGAGCAATACGAAAAGCCGCTGATTATCCATTGTGTAAAAGCATTTGACGAGCTTATTTCCCTGAAGAAAGAATATCTGCCGAAACAGCCCTGGGTTATCCACGGATTCAGAGGGAACCCGATACAGGCCAAACAGCTTATCCAACAAGGTTTTTGCCTTTCGTTTGGACCGAAACACAACATCGAAACAATAAAAAATGTACCTTTGTGGGCTGTTTTCACGGAGACGGATGACAGTGATTGTTCAATAGATGAGGTTTACCGTTTAGTTGCCTCTGAACTAAATATTTCCGTTGAAGAATTAGCCGGAAACATCCGAAATAACGCGATAAAATATTTGAAATTAGCTATATGA
- a CDS encoding undecaprenyl-diphosphate phosphatase has translation MISILQTIIIAIVEGLTEYLPVSSTGHMIIAQKILNVPSSEFIKAFTVIIQFGAILSVIVLYWKRFLQSLEFYKTLLIAFIPAAVIGFLFSKKIDELLESVEVVAIMLILGGILMLFVDKWLNKPAKDQEITPKKAVVIGFFQCIAMIPGVSRSMATIVGGMSQKLDRKNAAEFSFFLAVPTMFAASAYKLLKLVKDPKEFANLKMHWDVLLVGNVVAFIIAVLAIKFFIEFVSKYGFKAFGYYRIVVGASILILLMLGHELSI, from the coding sequence ATGATCAGTATTTTACAGACGATCATTATTGCGATTGTCGAAGGTCTGACCGAGTACCTACCGGTTTCATCTACCGGTCACATGATTATTGCCCAGAAGATCCTGAATGTTCCCAGTTCAGAGTTTATCAAAGCGTTTACCGTTATCATTCAGTTTGGGGCAATACTTTCAGTGATCGTTCTATACTGGAAACGTTTCCTGCAAAGCCTGGAGTTTTACAAAACGCTTTTGATTGCATTTATTCCGGCGGCGGTTATTGGATTCTTATTCAGCAAGAAGATTGATGAATTACTGGAAAGCGTAGAGGTCGTGGCGATAATGCTCATATTAGGTGGTATCCTGATGTTATTTGTCGATAAATGGCTTAACAAGCCGGCTAAAGACCAGGAAATTACTCCTAAGAAAGCAGTTGTTATCGGATTTTTTCAATGTATAGCCATGATACCCGGTGTTTCCCGTTCTATGGCAACTATAGTTGGCGGTATGTCACAGAAACTGGATCGTAAGAATGCCGCTGAGTTTTCATTCTTTCTCGCCGTACCAACCATGTTTGCTGCTTCGGCATACAAGTTATTAAAGCTGGTTAAAGACCCTAAAGAGTTTGCAAATCTAAAAATGCACTGGGATGTTCTTCTTGTAGGTAATGTTGTCGCATTCATTATAGCCGTGTTGGCGATTAAATTCTTTATAGAATTTGTTTCAAAATACGGTTTCAAAGCATTTGGATACTACCGCATTGTGGTGGGGGCAAGCATTCTTATCTTGCTGATGCTCGGTCATGAATTAAGTATATAG
- the rnpA gene encoding ribonuclease P protein component, producing the protein MSTSDFTLSKAERISRKLVIDKLFTKGTSFVVYPIRVVYVTSTEEQEAQAAMMVSVSKKKFKRAVKRNYIKRRVKEAYRLNKHLLQIPESVGNISIAFIYLSGGFKSFDSLNQKMEEIMLQLNEKLCSENS; encoded by the coding sequence ATGAGCACATCAGACTTCACCCTCTCAAAAGCGGAACGCATTTCCCGCAAACTGGTTATCGACAAGCTTTTCACCAAAGGAACGTCCTTTGTCGTGTATCCCATCAGGGTGGTTTATGTCACCTCAACAGAGGAACAGGAGGCTCAGGCGGCTATGATGGTCAGCGTTTCCAAGAAGAAGTTTAAGCGAGCGGTAAAGCGCAACTATATCAAACGTCGTGTCAAGGAGGCTTATCGTCTGAATAAGCATCTATTGCAGATTCCGGAAAGTGTTGGTAATATTTCAATTGCTTTTATCTATCTGAGCGGAGGGTTTAAAAGCTTCGATTCACTCAATCAGAAAATGGAAGAGATCATGCTTCAACTCAACGAAAAGCTATGCTCCGAAAACTCTTAA
- the yidD gene encoding membrane protein insertion efficiency factor YidD, with translation MLRKLLTWLLLIPVYFYRYCISPLKPPSCRFTPTCSEYAIEALKKHGPFKGLYLAIKRILRCHPWGGSGYDPVP, from the coding sequence ATGCTCCGAAAACTCTTAACCTGGCTACTGCTGATTCCGGTTTACTTTTACCGGTATTGCATCTCTCCGCTGAAACCGCCCAGTTGCCGGTTTACTCCAACCTGTTCCGAATACGCTATCGAAGCATTGAAAAAACACGGCCCCTTTAAAGGGCTTTACTTAGCGATTAAACGCATCCTGCGTTGCCACCCCTGGGGAGGAAGCGGTTACGACCCGGTTCCCTGA
- a CDS encoding DUF4271 domain-containing protein, with product MAQNQQQHYQPQNLVVLHPEPVKQDTAVVQPVQDSVPYSINVKSVVVKKDTVTLPGFTLNTDSLLKEKRVLNPGDTVMYLKSHTLGLPGNLRSINSATSPGFSAILVFSLLLTTCAYSLPSDYFSRILKSLFSKKGNPDFFMEKTLSGLRFKTCLFIQTILLEGLIAFDLIRKYVFGEDITPNYLSRLGLFLGVILIYHLFRSLLFTFLGNIFTTKSVSRVFISEYFTIMSLWGTWLFPMALLIVLYPLKPVVLIALLVVPGGFVRIMTFLKGVNIFFRNKGGLFYIFLYLCALEILPLVALYQALLAVYTIY from the coding sequence ATGGCTCAAAATCAACAACAACATTATCAGCCGCAGAATCTGGTTGTCCTTCATCCGGAACCTGTCAAGCAGGATACCGCCGTGGTTCAGCCGGTGCAGGACTCTGTGCCCTATTCGATTAATGTCAAATCCGTTGTAGTTAAGAAGGATACGGTGACTTTGCCCGGATTTACACTCAACACGGATTCTCTATTGAAAGAGAAGCGGGTATTGAATCCCGGGGATACAGTGATGTATCTGAAATCTCATACTCTCGGGCTTCCGGGAAACCTTCGTTCGATTAACAGTGCGACCTCTCCCGGATTCAGTGCCATTCTTGTTTTTTCCCTATTGCTAACCACTTGTGCTTATAGCCTCCCATCGGACTATTTCAGCCGTATTCTGAAAAGCCTTTTCAGCAAAAAAGGGAATCCGGACTTTTTTATGGAAAAGACTCTTTCCGGGCTTCGATTCAAAACCTGCCTGTTTATCCAGACAATCCTGTTGGAGGGGCTTATTGCATTTGATCTGATTCGGAAATATGTTTTTGGCGAAGACATTACCCCTAATTACCTATCCAGGCTAGGTTTGTTTTTGGGGGTAATCTTGATATATCATCTATTCAGAAGTCTGTTATTTACCTTTCTGGGAAATATTTTTACCACAAAAAGCGTTTCCCGGGTCTTTATTTCGGAGTATTTCACAATAATGAGCCTTTGGGGAACCTGGCTGTTTCCTATGGCATTACTTATTGTTCTTTATCCGTTAAAACCGGTGGTATTAATCGCGTTGTTAGTCGTTCCCGGGGGATTTGTTCGAATTATGACTTTCCTGAAAGGGGTTAATATTTTTTTCAGGAATAAAGGTGGTTTATTTTACATATTTTTGTACCTTTGCGCCCTTGAAATACTGCCTTTAGTTGCGTTGTATCAAGCACTTCTGGCAGTGTATACTATCTATTAA
- a CDS encoding TIGR00730 family Rossman fold protein: MMSLKSVCVYCASSSKVDPKFFDAAQRLGKELARHQVKCVYGAGNQGLMGKLADAVLSHGGEVLGIIPQFMYDEGWNHTGLTELYIVESMHIRKQMMVENVDAAIALPGGCGTLEELLEIITWKQLGLFSKPIVILNTDGYYDHLIAMLDRAVEENFMHEKHSSIWTIVNTPEEVVEAIRAAETWINNPRSIAAL, encoded by the coding sequence ATTATGAGTCTCAAATCCGTTTGCGTTTATTGTGCCTCCAGCTCAAAGGTTGATCCGAAATTCTTTGATGCTGCGCAACGACTGGGGAAAGAACTTGCCCGTCATCAGGTGAAATGCGTTTACGGAGCCGGTAATCAGGGGCTTATGGGGAAATTGGCGGATGCTGTTCTCTCTCACGGAGGAGAAGTTTTGGGAATTATTCCTCAGTTTATGTACGATGAAGGGTGGAATCACACCGGACTCACTGAGTTGTACATTGTCGAATCCATGCACATCCGCAAACAGATGATGGTTGAAAATGTCGATGCGGCCATTGCCCTTCCCGGAGGATGCGGCACGCTGGAAGAGCTGCTCGAAATCATCACCTGGAAGCAACTCGGCCTTTTTTCAAAACCGATTGTCATTTTAAATACAGATGGCTATTACGATCACCTGATCGCGATGCTTGACCGTGCGGTTGAAGAAAACTTTATGCACGAAAAGCATTCGTCAATCTGGACTATTGTTAATACTCCCGAAGAGGTTGTTGAAGCCATCAGAGCTGCCGAGACGTGGATAAACAATCCTAGATCTATCGCAGCACTTTAA
- a CDS encoding uroporphyrinogen-III synthase, producing MNIKKILISQPKPATEKSPYYDIAEKYGVELVFRQFFKVEGISSKEFRQQKISLPEYTAAVFTAKTAIDHFFEMCKELRVTIPETFKYFCTTEAIALYLQKYIVYRKRKIFFGKSGKVDDLLPFIQKHSQEKFIVPVNETHIDEATQALDKVNISYAKAVMFRTVSNDFGPDEAFDYDMLMFFSPNGIAALHKNFPEFQQGDIKVGTFGVNTTKAAKDAGLRVDFEAPRPEAPSMAAALELYLKEYTKKSKK from the coding sequence TTGAATATCAAGAAGATACTTATATCGCAACCCAAACCGGCGACAGAAAAATCGCCCTATTACGATATTGCCGAAAAATACGGGGTAGAATTGGTGTTCCGTCAATTTTTTAAGGTAGAGGGAATCTCTTCTAAAGAATTCAGACAACAAAAGATTTCGTTGCCAGAATATACTGCCGCAGTTTTTACTGCCAAAACGGCAATTGACCACTTCTTTGAAATGTGTAAAGAGCTTCGGGTTACTATTCCTGAAACATTCAAATACTTCTGTACCACAGAGGCTATTGCTCTTTACCTTCAGAAATATATTGTTTACCGCAAACGCAAAATCTTCTTTGGTAAGTCGGGCAAGGTGGATGATTTACTTCCATTTATCCAAAAACATTCTCAGGAGAAATTCATCGTTCCGGTAAATGAAACGCACATCGATGAGGCGACTCAGGCATTGGATAAAGTGAATATCTCTTACGCCAAAGCGGTAATGTTCCGTACGGTTAGTAACGATTTCGGTCCGGATGAAGCATTTGACTACGATATGCTGATGTTCTTCAGCCCGAATGGTATTGCTGCATTGCATAAAAACTTCCCTGAATTCCAACAGGGAGATATCAAAGTCGGTACTTTCGGTGTAAATACTACTAAAGCGGCAAAAGATGCCGGTCTTCGTGTGGACTTCGAAGCTCCTCGTCCAGAAGCTCCTTCTATGGCGGCGGCTCTAGAGCTTTACCTGAAAGAATACACCAAAAAGAGCAAGAAATAA
- a CDS encoding DUF3098 domain-containing protein produces MENKNFAFGKTNFILIGVSIALIILGFFLMGGSGSTESTFNPDIFSKTRIVIAPGICFIGFLLVIVGILYKAKDKE; encoded by the coding sequence ATGGAAAATAAAAATTTCGCATTCGGTAAAACAAACTTCATTCTAATCGGGGTTTCTATAGCTCTGATTATCCTCGGATTTTTCCTTATGGGTGGAAGTGGTTCAACAGAATCAACCTTCAATCCGGATATTTTCAGCAAAACAAGAATCGTTATTGCTCCCGGAATCTGCTTTATCGGCTTTTTGTTGGTAATTGTTGGTATTTTATATAAAGCGAAAGATAAGGAATAA
- the tyrS gene encoding tyrosine--tRNA ligase, translating to MNFVEELKWRGMIHDMMPGTEEQLQKEMTSAYVGIDPTADSLHIGHLVGVMMLKHFQRAGHRPIALVGGATGMIGDPSGKSQERNLLTEDILRHNQNSIKNQLAKFLDFTSDAPNAAILVNNYDWMKEFSFLAFIRDIGKHITVNYMMAKDSVKKRLGSESSTGLSFTEFTYQLVQGYDFLHLYNEYGCKLQMGGSDQWGNITTGTELIRRKSGGEAFALTCPLITKADGGKFGKTESGNVWLDRRYTSPYKFYQFWLNVSDADAEKYIKIFTAISKEEIEVLVAEQTEAPHLRPLQKRLAKEVTIMVHSEEDYNAAVEASGILFGNSTSEALKRLDEETFLQVFDGVPQFEFDRAELAAGIKAVDLLGEKCAVFPSKGEMRKTAQGGGVSVNKEKLAAFDQVIDESALLNDKYILVQKGKKNYFLLLAK from the coding sequence ATGAACTTCGTAGAAGAATTAAAATGGAGGGGCATGATTCATGACATGATGCCCGGAACGGAAGAACAACTACAAAAAGAGATGACTTCAGCTTACGTGGGTATTGACCCGACGGCTGATTCACTACATATCGGTCACCTGGTAGGGGTGATGATGCTGAAGCATTTTCAGCGTGCCGGACACCGTCCGATTGCTCTCGTGGGAGGTGCAACCGGTATGATCGGTGACCCGTCAGGCAAATCGCAGGAGCGTAACCTGTTGACCGAAGATATCCTTCGCCACAACCAGAATAGCATCAAAAATCAGTTGGCGAAATTTCTTGACTTTACGTCAGATGCGCCTAATGCTGCGATTCTGGTCAATAACTACGACTGGATGAAGGAATTCTCTTTCCTTGCGTTTATCCGTGACATCGGAAAGCACATCACCGTGAACTACATGATGGCCAAAGATTCGGTAAAAAAACGCCTGGGATCAGAATCAAGCACCGGATTGTCATTCACAGAATTTACTTACCAGTTGGTACAGGGATATGACTTCCTGCACCTTTACAACGAATACGGATGTAAACTACAGATGGGTGGTTCTGACCAATGGGGAAATATCACAACCGGAACCGAGCTGATTCGTCGCAAATCGGGTGGTGAGGCTTTCGCATTGACCTGTCCGCTGATCACCAAAGCCGATGGTGGCAAATTTGGTAAGACAGAATCAGGTAACGTTTGGTTGGATCGTCGCTACACCAGCCCATATAAATTCTACCAGTTCTGGTTGAACGTAAGTGATGCCGATGCGGAGAAATACATCAAGATCTTTACTGCCATTTCCAAAGAGGAAATTGAAGTATTGGTAGCAGAGCAGACAGAGGCTCCACACCTCCGTCCATTGCAGAAGCGCCTGGCTAAAGAGGTGACCATAATGGTTCACTCTGAAGAGGATTACAATGCAGCGGTGGAGGCATCCGGTATCTTATTCGGAAATTCAACGTCAGAGGCTTTGAAACGTCTGGACGAAGAGACTTTCCTGCAGGTATTCGATGGTGTTCCTCAGTTTGAGTTTGACCGTGCGGAGCTGGCAGCCGGAATCAAAGCGGTGGATTTGCTCGGTGAGAAATGTGCTGTTTTCCCGTCAAAAGGTGAAATGCGCAAGACTGCCCAGGGCGGTGGCGTTTCGGTAAATAAAGAGAAGCTTGCAGCCTTCGATCAGGTCATTGATGAGAGTGCACTGCTTAACGACAAGTATATTTTGGTGCAAAAAGGCAAGAAAAACTACTTTTTGCTGCTTGCAAAGTGA